A region of Myxococcus stipitatus DSM 14675 DNA encodes the following proteins:
- a CDS encoding DEAD/DEAH box helicase: MSVERPQPDLSSVPHFATEGALRSWLREKGVEHLSRLSLTVLVPWVDAALLPQARPATARRRLVEMLSEEARTRWAQESLPSPKMKELLPRLAWRFVEEERRGAERTRAELAARLSPPDDPRTHRVHGLLLDLRSRAPDTVAPRPTQALFLEPLQHDPELPGFRFRETRCSELPYGAQMGFILPEATLTFTPNSVQADCTCGAPPCVHVLAAIDTVLLWLHQPWTPSFGETLEELVRPGWDRTLRAMERALDDGTGSGAGVEISWRVDVIEGYGVEVFPYVHKRNKKGLRSTGAKVSRRKLLQEHGSQLSALDARLASLLPDGDAPVSRGLLIELVDHPRLYQEGTQDLLVQVERAKVGIVAVERGGTVIVTAGVDGATLHATMVDRVRKSKPEEALFLWDEGARRLTVLDVGPEVRALVTVLQRHGNVFPPESHEVLLEKLSKLAVRMPVALPRGVMGERVPSLQLPVLRFELEPGGAVRVELRMRALPDSISFVPGEGPRDVYVRRNLEPVHTVRDFMKELALAQSLQARLPFAQGEAQVIPFTFSFEGVQGALALLSACQELESPPELEWVGSPLKLAGSRGASALRITVERKRDWFGVLGGLAVQGERVELGRLLDAARRKERFIQVKDQTYVEVEEALRHHLERLADHAHLSRHGLEVSPAAAESLSALGTAGATLDADETWKRLVERIFAAKELKPKVPATLKTELRDYQADGFRWLTRLASWGAGGVLADDMGLGKTVQALTVLLERSKLGPALVLAPTSVAFNWMDEAKRFAPSLRMRLFSEAADRGGLLERLGPRDVLVLSYGLLTRDIGRLSELRFATIVFDEAQALKNAGTHRFRAARALQGDFKFALSGTPLENHLGELWSVFALVFPGLLGSHDAFRTRFAIPIERRVDPTAAPALARVLEPFLLRRTKAQVEAQLPPRTDVRVPVVLSTAEWTMYEDARLAALSALESRPEVKQERRAREHEQRFEVLAALTRLRLLASHPRLYDATSRVESSKLERFLELVEELRAEGHRALVFSQFTSHLALVREVLDARGIRYEYLDGQSTPKAREQSVRAFQEGTAPLFLISLKAGGFGLNLTAANSVIHLDPWWNPAVEDQASDRAHRIGQDRPVTVYRLVARGTIEEQMLSLHEHKRALVADVLEGKDGAGRLSTQEMLGLLSQRLSRPDEEEPPQTRH, translated from the coding sequence ATGTCCGTGGAGCGCCCGCAGCCCGACCTCTCGTCCGTCCCTCACTTCGCCACGGAAGGGGCCCTGCGCTCCTGGCTTCGGGAGAAGGGGGTCGAACATCTCTCCCGCCTGAGCCTCACGGTGCTGGTGCCCTGGGTGGACGCGGCCCTGCTGCCCCAGGCGCGTCCCGCGACGGCGCGACGACGGTTGGTGGAGATGCTGAGCGAGGAAGCGCGGACGCGCTGGGCCCAGGAGTCGCTCCCATCGCCGAAGATGAAGGAGCTGTTGCCCCGGCTCGCGTGGCGCTTCGTGGAGGAGGAGCGCCGAGGCGCGGAGCGCACCCGCGCGGAGTTGGCCGCGCGCCTGTCGCCTCCAGATGATCCTCGGACCCATCGGGTCCACGGCCTGCTCCTGGACCTGCGCTCCCGAGCCCCCGACACGGTGGCACCGCGCCCCACCCAGGCCCTGTTCCTGGAGCCCCTCCAGCACGACCCGGAGCTGCCCGGCTTCCGCTTCCGTGAGACGCGCTGCTCGGAGCTGCCCTACGGCGCGCAGATGGGGTTCATCCTCCCCGAAGCGACCCTGACCTTCACACCGAACAGCGTGCAGGCGGACTGCACCTGCGGCGCGCCGCCCTGTGTGCACGTCCTGGCCGCCATCGACACGGTGCTGTTGTGGCTGCATCAGCCATGGACGCCCTCGTTCGGAGAGACGCTCGAGGAGCTGGTGCGTCCGGGATGGGACCGCACGCTCCGGGCGATGGAGCGTGCGCTCGACGACGGGACGGGGAGCGGGGCCGGGGTGGAGATCTCCTGGCGCGTCGACGTCATCGAAGGCTACGGCGTGGAGGTCTTCCCGTACGTCCACAAGCGCAACAAGAAGGGGCTGCGCTCGACGGGCGCGAAGGTGAGCCGACGCAAGCTCCTCCAGGAGCATGGCTCGCAGCTCTCCGCGCTCGATGCGCGCCTCGCGTCCTTGCTGCCGGACGGGGATGCTCCCGTCTCGCGCGGGCTCCTCATCGAGCTGGTGGACCATCCCCGGCTCTACCAGGAGGGGACGCAGGACCTGCTGGTGCAGGTGGAGCGCGCGAAGGTGGGCATCGTCGCGGTGGAGCGGGGCGGCACCGTCATCGTCACCGCGGGCGTGGACGGCGCGACGCTGCACGCGACGATGGTGGACCGCGTGCGCAAGTCGAAGCCGGAGGAGGCGCTCTTCCTCTGGGATGAAGGTGCGAGAAGGCTCACCGTGCTCGACGTGGGCCCGGAGGTCCGCGCGCTCGTCACGGTGCTCCAGCGCCACGGCAATGTCTTCCCGCCCGAGAGCCATGAGGTGCTGCTCGAGAAGCTGTCGAAGCTGGCCGTGCGCATGCCGGTGGCCTTGCCTCGCGGGGTGATGGGCGAGCGGGTCCCCTCGCTCCAGCTCCCGGTGCTTCGGTTCGAGCTCGAGCCCGGCGGCGCGGTGCGCGTGGAGCTGCGCATGCGGGCGCTCCCGGACAGCATCAGCTTCGTCCCAGGAGAGGGGCCTCGAGACGTCTACGTGCGCCGGAACCTGGAGCCCGTCCACACGGTGCGCGACTTCATGAAGGAGCTCGCGCTGGCGCAGTCCCTTCAAGCACGGCTGCCCTTCGCCCAGGGAGAGGCCCAGGTGATTCCCTTCACCTTCTCCTTCGAGGGCGTGCAGGGGGCGCTCGCGCTGCTGTCGGCCTGTCAGGAGCTGGAGTCGCCTCCAGAGCTGGAGTGGGTGGGCTCGCCGCTGAAGCTCGCCGGCTCGCGAGGCGCCAGCGCGCTGCGAATCACCGTCGAGCGCAAGCGGGACTGGTTCGGTGTGCTGGGAGGGCTGGCCGTCCAAGGAGAGCGCGTGGAATTGGGGCGGCTCCTGGATGCCGCTCGGCGCAAGGAGCGCTTCATCCAGGTGAAGGATCAGACCTACGTGGAGGTCGAGGAGGCGCTCCGCCACCACCTGGAGCGGCTCGCGGACCATGCCCACCTGTCGCGCCACGGCCTGGAGGTGAGCCCCGCGGCGGCCGAGTCCCTCTCCGCCCTGGGGACCGCGGGCGCGACGCTGGATGCGGACGAGACGTGGAAGCGCCTGGTCGAGCGCATCTTCGCGGCGAAGGAGCTCAAGCCGAAGGTGCCCGCCACCCTGAAGACGGAGCTGCGCGACTATCAGGCGGACGGCTTCCGCTGGCTCACCCGGCTGGCCTCATGGGGAGCGGGTGGGGTGCTCGCGGATGACATGGGCCTGGGCAAGACGGTGCAGGCGCTGACCGTCCTGCTGGAGCGCTCGAAGCTGGGGCCCGCGCTGGTCCTCGCGCCGACCTCCGTGGCCTTCAACTGGATGGACGAAGCCAAGCGCTTCGCCCCTTCGCTGCGCATGCGCCTCTTCTCCGAGGCCGCGGACCGAGGCGGCCTGCTCGAGCGGCTGGGGCCTCGCGACGTGCTGGTGCTCAGCTACGGCCTGCTGACGCGGGACATCGGCCGGCTGTCCGAGCTGCGCTTCGCCACCATCGTCTTCGACGAGGCCCAGGCGCTGAAGAACGCGGGCACGCACCGCTTCCGCGCGGCACGGGCACTCCAGGGAGACTTCAAGTTCGCCCTCTCGGGCACGCCGCTGGAGAACCACCTGGGCGAACTGTGGAGCGTCTTCGCCCTCGTCTTCCCGGGGCTGCTTGGCAGCCACGATGCCTTCCGCACGCGCTTCGCGATTCCCATCGAGCGGCGAGTGGACCCCACGGCCGCGCCCGCGCTGGCCCGCGTGCTGGAGCCCTTCCTGTTGCGTCGCACCAAGGCTCAGGTCGAGGCGCAGCTCCCGCCGCGCACCGACGTGCGCGTGCCCGTGGTCCTCTCCACCGCGGAGTGGACGATGTACGAGGACGCCCGGCTCGCCGCGCTCTCCGCGCTGGAGTCGAGGCCGGAGGTCAAGCAGGAGCGCCGTGCTCGCGAACACGAGCAGCGCTTCGAGGTCCTCGCCGCGCTCACCCGCCTGCGCCTGCTGGCCTCGCACCCGAGGCTGTACGACGCCACGTCGCGCGTGGAGTCCTCCAAGCTGGAGCGCTTCCTGGAGCTCGTGGAGGAGCTGCGCGCGGAGGGCCACCGCGCGCTCGTCTTCAGCCAGTTCACCTCGCACCTGGCCCTGGTGCGAGAGGTCCTGGACGCACGCGGCATCCGGTACGAGTACCTGGATGGCCAGTCGACGCCCAAGGCCCGCGAGCAGTCCGTGCGCGCCTTCCAGGAGGGCACCGCGCCGCTGTTCCTCATCTCGCTGAAGGCGGGCGGCTTCGGCCTCAACCTCACGGCCGCGAACAGCGTCATCCACCTGGACCCTTGGTGGAACCCGGCGGTGGAGGATCAGGCGTCGGACCGGGCGCACCGCATCGGTCAGGACCGCCCCGTCACCGTGTACCGACTCGTCGCGCGAGGCACCATCGAGGAGCAGATGCTCTCCCTGCACGAGCACAAGCGGGCCCTCGTCGCGGACGTGCTCGAGGGCAAGGACGGCGCGGGCCGGCTCTCCACCCAGGAGATGCTCGGCCTGCTCTCCCAGCGGCTCTCGCGCCCCGACGAGGAAGAGCCTCCCCAGACGCGCCACTGA
- a CDS encoding ImuA family protein, translating to MSAALEQRVGAAGGSVVEQLRERIRQLQAAPRRYLAVLRTGMEAVDALLPSGGFPLGQAVELCGEAASGRTSLALSAVAAAHREARLCAWVDGPRELYPPAAAAQGVDLERLLIVRPKAMEQRVWAAVQLARSGAFACVVLDLTRGVGAVGRAPRVGLAEARKLADAAERGGGLLVLLTSPDAPADGVTRLRTESEGAEGWSVEVVRSRGGGMGARAVLPWSALYPELGLEDGGRMLDVAPLDADATPDFLREGTWVARNGCGIQGQRPGRDGAMPSLRAGLGVAAAAY from the coding sequence ATGAGCGCGGCGTTGGAGCAGCGAGTGGGCGCGGCGGGCGGCTCGGTGGTGGAGCAGCTTCGCGAGCGCATCCGCCAGTTGCAGGCGGCTCCTCGGCGTTACCTGGCGGTCCTTCGCACGGGGATGGAGGCGGTGGATGCGCTCCTGCCCTCGGGTGGCTTCCCGCTGGGGCAGGCGGTGGAGCTGTGCGGTGAGGCGGCCTCCGGACGGACCAGCCTGGCGCTGAGCGCGGTGGCGGCGGCGCATCGGGAGGCTCGGCTGTGCGCGTGGGTGGATGGGCCGCGTGAGCTCTATCCGCCCGCGGCTGCCGCGCAGGGCGTGGACCTGGAGCGGCTGCTGATTGTCCGACCCAAGGCGATGGAGCAGCGGGTCTGGGCGGCGGTGCAGCTGGCGCGCAGCGGGGCCTTCGCGTGTGTGGTGTTGGACCTGACGCGGGGGGTAGGCGCGGTCGGCAGGGCGCCCAGGGTTGGACTGGCCGAGGCTCGCAAGCTGGCGGACGCGGCGGAGCGGGGCGGTGGGCTGTTGGTGCTGCTGACCTCTCCGGACGCACCCGCGGATGGCGTGACGCGCCTTCGGACGGAGTCGGAGGGGGCGGAGGGCTGGTCCGTGGAGGTGGTGCGCAGCCGGGGAGGAGGCATGGGGGCTCGGGCGGTGCTGCCGTGGAGCGCGCTGTATCCGGAGCTGGGGCTGGAGGACGGTGGGCGGATGTTGGATGTGGCGCCGCTGGATGCGGATGCGACGCCGGACTTCCTGCGGGAAGGGACGTGGGTGGCTCGCAATGGCTGTGGCATCCAGGGACAGCGGCCCGGTCGGGACGGGGCGATGCCATCGCTGCGAGCGGGGCTGGGTGTGGCCGCCGCGGCGTACTGA
- a CDS encoding Y-family DNA polymerase: protein MRRAYLHFTRFPVQRKVIEYPELAGRPFVLVEESRGQRRVVAASTSALKAGVRPGATLTAATALEPGLRHFTYREEDEARALVALGEALLCLGPAFQLSSPDGLWLDAGAAHLSGGEEGLCSRALELCAEQGYRAHVAVASEAFTSRALARHGARRVEVVAPGESARVLAPLPLAALEGREGAAFSALGLTTLGEVAALPVGAVVARGGAQGARVHARCGGVDDTPFVAEVLEEVLEERRVLDWPAESFEPLRFALKTLLDRLGARLAGRGQAAVRITFTLKLDPTGQQQVTLALARPTAAAKLLLDLARHRLEELRLQNPVAEVSARVDEHSEERGQQLSLGDAPEGDAALEVVLSRLATTLGEESLCSAGLESVHRPEGAHGAKVFRPPEEKKKGWVEDLREERGPAGMGGLRERPSRVLAEPARLDAEVGEAGRLLAARVGGKRHRVTAVTGPERLGGEWWSESPFQRDYYRVHFEGLGPAWVFRDMRDGSFYLQGLFD from the coding sequence ATGCGCAGGGCCTATCTGCACTTCACGCGCTTTCCGGTGCAGCGCAAGGTCATCGAGTATCCGGAGCTGGCCGGGCGTCCCTTCGTGCTGGTGGAGGAGTCGCGAGGACAGCGGCGAGTGGTCGCGGCTTCGACGTCCGCGCTGAAGGCGGGAGTCCGGCCCGGGGCGACACTCACGGCGGCCACCGCGTTGGAGCCGGGGCTTCGTCATTTTACCTATCGAGAGGAGGACGAGGCTCGGGCGCTGGTGGCCTTGGGGGAGGCGCTGTTGTGCCTGGGACCGGCGTTTCAGCTCTCCTCGCCGGATGGGCTGTGGCTGGACGCGGGCGCGGCGCACCTGTCCGGGGGCGAGGAGGGGCTGTGCTCACGGGCGTTGGAGTTGTGCGCGGAGCAGGGCTATCGGGCGCATGTGGCGGTGGCTTCGGAGGCGTTCACCTCGCGGGCGCTGGCTCGGCATGGGGCTCGGCGGGTGGAGGTGGTGGCGCCGGGGGAGTCGGCTCGGGTGTTGGCGCCGCTGCCGCTGGCCGCGTTGGAGGGGCGGGAGGGGGCGGCCTTCTCCGCGCTGGGGCTCACCACGCTGGGGGAGGTGGCGGCGTTGCCCGTGGGGGCGGTGGTGGCGCGCGGTGGGGCGCAGGGGGCGCGGGTGCATGCGCGCTGCGGTGGGGTGGATGACACGCCCTTCGTGGCCGAGGTGCTGGAGGAAGTGCTGGAGGAGCGTCGGGTATTGGACTGGCCGGCGGAGTCCTTCGAGCCACTGCGTTTCGCGCTGAAGACCTTGTTGGACAGACTGGGGGCGCGGCTCGCGGGGCGGGGACAGGCGGCGGTGCGCATCACCTTCACGTTGAAGCTGGACCCCACGGGACAGCAGCAGGTGACCTTGGCCCTGGCTCGGCCCACGGCGGCGGCGAAGCTGTTGCTGGACCTGGCGCGGCATCGGTTGGAGGAACTGCGGCTGCAGAACCCGGTGGCGGAGGTGTCCGCCCGGGTGGATGAGCACTCCGAGGAGCGGGGGCAGCAACTCTCGCTGGGGGATGCTCCGGAGGGGGATGCGGCGCTGGAGGTGGTGTTGTCGCGCCTGGCGACGACGTTGGGGGAGGAGTCGCTCTGCTCCGCGGGGCTGGAGTCCGTGCACCGGCCCGAAGGCGCTCATGGGGCCAAGGTCTTCCGGCCTCCCGAGGAGAAGAAGAAGGGCTGGGTGGAGGACCTTCGCGAGGAGCGGGGCCCTGCTGGGATGGGTGGGCTTCGAGAGAGGCCCTCGCGGGTGCTGGCGGAGCCTGCGCGGCTGGACGCGGAGGTGGGTGAGGCGGGCCGACTGCTGGCGGCGAGGGTGGGGGGCAAGCGCCACCGGGTGACAGCGGTGACCGGCCCCGAGAGGTTGGGCGGTGAGTGGTGGTCCGAGTCTCCCTTTCAGCGTGACTACTACCGGGTGCACTTCGAGGGGCTGGGACCCGCCTGGGTATTTCGGGACATGCGCGACGGCAGCTTCTATTTGCAGGGCTTGTTTGACTGA
- the lon gene encoding endopeptidase La, producing MSDEKKKGTAASAMPTAMAPPGLINKEDIPQVLPILPLRNSVFFPGGVLPLAVGRQKTIALIKDAVRDDQVIGVVTQRRAEEEDPGAADLYTMGTVARIVKLLKMGEDNYSLVVQGLARFRVVELVQEAPYLKARVDAVEDKTSAENVEVEALGINLKKLAREVIELMPELPAAATELVESITHPGHLADLIAANVDVPIEEKQAVLETVDLKARMKLVLELLNRKREILKLSNKIDSAVKGEMSKTQREYYLRQQLKAIKEELGEMGEEEEELDELQERLKKAALPPEVEKVANKELNRLKTIPAASSEYTVARTYLDWIADLPWSKLSEDNLDIENARQQLDKDHFGIKKVKKRILEYLAVRKLKNDMRGPILCLVGPPGVGKTSLGQSVAKATGRKFVRLSLGGVRDEAEIRGHRRTYVGALPGRFIQSMKKAGTKNPVMMLDEIDKLGADFRGDPSAALLEVLDPEQNNTFSDHYLDVPFDLSKVMFIATANQLDPIPGPLRDRMEIIELSGYTFEEKQSIARIHLVPKQLKEHGLNGDHIEINDEALLTLTTSYTREAGVRNLERRIADICRAVAVEVAGGKLEKQTINAERVKEILGPEMFYSEVAERTEVPGVATGLAWTAAGGDLLFIEATKMAGKGGMTLTGQLGDVMKESATAALSYLRSKSESLGISPNFLEKTDLHLHFPAGSIPKDGPSAGVTILTALTSLLTGIRVRHDTAMTGEATLRGLVLPVGGIKEKVLAAHRAGIKRVILPERCRKDLVDVPDQAKKELEFIFVSQMDEVLKAALETSPFKSSAGTPGGEPGKEAPPPTSEAAGAPEVRA from the coding sequence ATGTCCGATGAGAAGAAGAAGGGCACCGCCGCGAGCGCCATGCCCACCGCGATGGCCCCTCCGGGGCTCATCAACAAGGAAGACATCCCGCAGGTGCTGCCCATCCTGCCCCTGCGGAACAGCGTCTTCTTCCCCGGCGGCGTGCTTCCCCTGGCCGTCGGCCGCCAGAAGACCATTGCCCTGATCAAGGACGCGGTCCGCGATGATCAGGTGATTGGCGTCGTCACCCAGCGCCGCGCCGAGGAAGAAGATCCGGGCGCCGCCGACCTCTACACCATGGGCACCGTCGCCCGTATCGTGAAGCTCCTGAAGATGGGCGAGGACAACTACTCGCTCGTGGTGCAGGGGCTCGCCCGCTTCCGCGTGGTGGAGCTGGTGCAGGAGGCCCCCTACCTCAAGGCCCGCGTCGACGCGGTGGAGGACAAGACCTCCGCGGAGAACGTCGAGGTGGAGGCCCTGGGCATCAACCTCAAGAAGCTGGCGCGCGAGGTCATCGAGCTGATGCCCGAGCTGCCCGCCGCCGCCACCGAGCTGGTGGAGAGCATCACCCACCCCGGCCACCTGGCGGACCTGATCGCCGCCAACGTCGACGTGCCCATCGAGGAGAAGCAGGCCGTCCTGGAGACGGTGGACCTCAAGGCGCGGATGAAGCTGGTGCTGGAGCTGCTCAACCGCAAGCGGGAGATCCTCAAGCTCTCCAACAAGATCGACTCCGCCGTGAAGGGCGAGATGTCGAAGACGCAGCGTGAGTACTACCTGCGCCAGCAGCTCAAGGCCATCAAGGAGGAGCTGGGGGAGATGGGCGAGGAGGAGGAGGAGCTCGACGAGCTCCAGGAGCGCCTGAAGAAGGCCGCCCTGCCTCCCGAGGTGGAGAAGGTCGCGAACAAGGAGCTCAACCGCCTGAAGACGATTCCGGCGGCCTCCAGCGAGTACACCGTCGCGCGCACCTACCTGGATTGGATTGCGGACCTGCCGTGGTCGAAGCTGTCCGAGGACAACCTCGACATCGAGAACGCGCGGCAGCAGCTGGACAAGGACCACTTCGGCATCAAGAAGGTCAAGAAGCGCATCCTGGAGTACCTGGCGGTGCGCAAGCTGAAGAACGACATGCGCGGGCCCATCCTGTGCCTCGTCGGTCCTCCGGGCGTCGGCAAGACGTCGCTGGGTCAGAGCGTGGCGAAGGCCACGGGCCGCAAGTTCGTGCGCCTGTCGCTGGGCGGCGTGCGTGACGAGGCGGAGATCCGCGGCCACCGGCGCACCTACGTCGGCGCGCTGCCGGGCCGCTTCATCCAGAGCATGAAGAAGGCCGGGACGAAGAACCCGGTGATGATGCTGGATGAAATCGACAAGCTGGGCGCCGACTTCCGTGGCGACCCGAGCGCGGCGCTGCTCGAGGTGTTGGACCCCGAGCAGAACAACACGTTCAGCGACCACTACCTCGACGTGCCGTTCGACCTGTCGAAGGTGATGTTCATCGCCACGGCGAACCAGCTCGACCCCATCCCCGGTCCGCTTCGCGACCGCATGGAGATCATCGAGCTGTCCGGCTACACGTTCGAGGAGAAGCAGAGCATCGCGCGCATCCACCTGGTGCCCAAGCAGCTCAAGGAGCACGGGCTCAACGGGGACCACATCGAGATCAACGATGAGGCGCTCCTGACGCTCACCACCTCGTACACGCGCGAGGCCGGTGTGCGTAACCTGGAGCGGCGCATCGCGGACATCTGCCGCGCGGTCGCGGTGGAAGTGGCGGGCGGGAAGCTGGAGAAGCAGACCATCAACGCCGAGCGGGTGAAGGAGATCCTCGGGCCCGAGATGTTCTACTCGGAGGTCGCCGAGCGCACGGAGGTTCCGGGCGTGGCGACGGGCCTGGCCTGGACGGCGGCGGGTGGCGACCTGCTCTTCATCGAGGCGACCAAGATGGCGGGCAAGGGCGGCATGACGCTCACCGGCCAGTTGGGCGACGTGATGAAGGAGAGCGCGACGGCGGCGCTGAGCTACCTGCGCAGCAAGTCCGAGTCGTTGGGCATCAGCCCCAACTTCCTGGAGAAGACGGACCTGCACCTGCACTTCCCGGCGGGCTCCATCCCCAAGGATGGTCCTTCCGCGGGTGTCACCATCCTGACCGCGCTCACCAGCCTGCTGACGGGCATCCGGGTGCGGCACGACACGGCGATGACGGGCGAGGCCACGCTGCGGGGCCTGGTGCTGCCGGTGGGCGGCATCAAGGAGAAGGTGCTGGCGGCGCACCGGGCGGGCATCAAGCGGGTCATCCTGCCCGAGCGGTGCCGCAAGGACCTGGTGGACGTGCCGGACCAGGCGAAGAAGGAGCTGGAGTTCATCTTCGTCAGCCAGATGGACGAGGTCCTGAAGGCCGCGCTGGAGACGTCGCCGTTCAAGTCGTCGGCGGGGACTCCGGGGGGCGAGCCTGGCAAGGAGGCGCCGCCTCCGACGTCCGAGGCCGCCGGGGCGCCCGAGGTCCGCGCCTGA
- a CDS encoding N-acetylmuramoyl-L-alanine amidase family protein codes for MPESTRAWGLGLIILLAAPGCLRASSEVEHAPAEKSVAVAQPAPAIATPEPPRVPPKWPAAGAPLTFGQARFPWGFAKQRVYLDAGHGAEGNTGNRSVTCEDEESFTLRVAEDLARRLEATGHFEVRISRKEGQRVAYADRLTSAAKWGAHVLVSLHSDSRGTPRLWSPREGLECNRQDTTPGFSVLWSEEAELPLQAQRAELARALARNLSRVGFPPYDGVDYTGLYAADLAEPGVFVAREPTHRRIFVLRKPAIPSVIIETHHALDFEEAARWREERTLEAFGAAVTQGLVEALAPSLLDTPPREAAVDSASAP; via the coding sequence ATGCCGGAATCCACTCGAGCTTGGGGACTGGGACTCATCATTCTGCTGGCGGCGCCAGGCTGCCTGCGCGCCTCGTCGGAGGTGGAGCATGCGCCCGCGGAGAAGTCCGTGGCGGTGGCCCAGCCCGCTCCCGCGATAGCGACTCCCGAGCCTCCTCGTGTGCCCCCCAAGTGGCCCGCCGCCGGTGCGCCATTGACCTTCGGGCAGGCGCGTTTCCCTTGGGGGTTCGCCAAGCAGCGCGTGTACCTGGACGCGGGACATGGGGCCGAGGGGAACACCGGCAACCGTTCCGTGACCTGTGAGGATGAGGAGTCCTTCACGTTGCGCGTCGCCGAAGACCTGGCTCGGCGGCTGGAGGCCACTGGACATTTTGAAGTGAGGATCAGCCGCAAAGAGGGGCAGCGGGTCGCGTATGCCGACCGGCTCACCTCGGCCGCGAAGTGGGGGGCCCATGTGCTGGTGAGCCTGCACTCGGACTCGCGAGGGACACCTCGGCTGTGGTCCCCCCGCGAGGGGCTCGAATGCAACCGCCAGGACACGACACCGGGATTCAGTGTGCTCTGGTCCGAGGAGGCGGAGCTCCCGCTCCAGGCCCAGCGCGCGGAGCTGGCGCGAGCACTGGCTCGGAACCTGTCCCGGGTGGGCTTTCCTCCCTACGACGGCGTTGACTACACGGGGCTCTATGCCGCCGACCTGGCGGAGCCCGGCGTCTTCGTCGCGCGCGAGCCCACCCATCGGCGCATCTTCGTGCTTCGCAAGCCGGCCATCCCCTCCGTCATCATCGAGACGCATCATGCGCTCGACTTCGAGGAGGCCGCGCGGTGGCGCGAGGAGCGCACCCTCGAGGCCTTTGGCGCGGCGGTGACGCAGGGGCTGGTGGAAGCCCTGGCGCCATCGCTCCTCGACACCCCTCCACGGGAAGCGGCGGTGGACTCAGCCTCCGCGCCCTGA
- a CDS encoding VWA domain-containing protein: protein MKLKTSAPLLLLPALWVASCTSPVDEAGSTLPGQCQSDAPVVAPQKTDILFVIDNSGSMAEEQAGIATELPGFIKTLREGGGVTQDFRVGVITTSVYQRIRFQGRDVIKDYPGEAGHLQPVPDADGKPTVARYLESSDENLLEQFQRLVKQGTLGSGQEAPFEAARLALSEPLTGISTVDGGNGGFLRDDARLLVVVVTDEEDCSSDERPVPIILSQDTSVDQCSADAALLKSVDSYFEFFRGLRDSKGARREVLWATVGPVALSDKRAELIQDRTPQGTFVRNADCPTSYGPGYRHRAMAEKFDSHFENLDSICRESYRDTLLHIAELAAVSQSVDVVNLPDPRLAQVELTRASGEVERCSVAAGDLSYEPSGEGRSARIYFGGDCLRRADDTKVEVKVICAG, encoded by the coding sequence ATGAAGCTGAAGACCAGTGCCCCCCTGCTCCTGTTGCCGGCCCTCTGGGTAGCGTCCTGCACGTCGCCCGTGGACGAGGCGGGCTCCACCCTGCCCGGTCAGTGTCAGAGCGACGCGCCGGTGGTGGCGCCCCAGAAGACGGACATCCTCTTCGTCATCGACAACTCGGGATCCATGGCGGAGGAACAGGCCGGCATCGCCACGGAGCTCCCCGGCTTCATCAAGACCCTGCGGGAAGGGGGCGGCGTCACGCAGGACTTCCGCGTCGGGGTGATCACCACCTCGGTCTACCAGCGGATCCGCTTCCAGGGGAGGGATGTCATCAAGGACTATCCTGGAGAGGCGGGGCACCTGCAGCCGGTGCCGGACGCGGATGGCAAGCCCACCGTGGCCCGCTACCTGGAGAGCTCGGACGAGAACTTGCTGGAGCAGTTCCAGCGACTGGTGAAGCAGGGGACCCTGGGCAGTGGACAGGAGGCTCCGTTCGAGGCGGCGCGGCTGGCGCTGTCCGAGCCGCTGACGGGGATATCCACCGTCGACGGAGGCAACGGGGGCTTCCTGCGGGACGACGCCCGACTCCTCGTGGTGGTGGTGACGGACGAGGAGGACTGCAGCTCCGACGAGAGGCCGGTGCCGATCATCCTCTCGCAGGACACCTCGGTGGACCAGTGCAGTGCGGACGCAGCACTGCTGAAGTCGGTGGACTCGTACTTCGAGTTCTTCCGCGGCCTGCGTGACTCGAAGGGGGCGCGCCGGGAAGTGCTCTGGGCCACGGTGGGGCCGGTGGCGTTGAGCGACAAGCGGGCGGAGCTGATCCAGGACAGGACGCCCCAGGGGACCTTCGTGCGCAACGCGGACTGCCCCACGTCGTACGGGCCGGGGTATCGGCACCGGGCGATGGCGGAGAAGTTCGACTCGCACTTCGAGAACCTCGACTCCATCTGCCGGGAGAGCTACCGGGACACGCTGCTGCACATCGCCGAATTGGCCGCGGTGTCACAGAGCGTGGACGTGGTGAACCTGCCGGATCCACGCCTCGCGCAGGTGGAGCTGACGCGGGCGAGTGGCGAAGTGGAGCGGTGCTCGGTGGCGGCGGGAGACCTGAGCTACGAGCCGTCTGGCGAGGGCCGCTCCGCGCGGATCTACTTCGGCGGCGACTGCCTGCGCCGGGCGGATGACACGAAGGTGGAAGTGAAGGTGATCTGCGCAGGGTAG